The following is a genomic window from Marinobacter sp. NP-4(2019).
GTTACTGGGAGAGAACCTCGGACGGGACGACATCCACTGCCTGCTCAGCGGCCCCCTGGGCGGGGATCAGCAGATCGGGGCGAAAATTGCCGAGGGCGAAATTGACCTGCTGGTGTTTTTCTGGGACCCCCTGGAACCCCAACCCCACGATCCGGACATCAAGGCCCTGCTGCGGATCGCGGCGCTGTGGAATATTCCGGTGGCCTGCAACCGCGCCACGGCGGAGTTTATTCTGACATCGGCCTATATGACCGACGATCAGCACCGTCCGCGCAAGCCGGATTTTTCTGACTACACCGGTCGCAAGGTCAGCTGACCGGTTTGCGGGCCAGAAACACCGTATTGGTGGATTCCCGGTTCTGGAACGGATTGAAGAACGACACCACCCGGGCGTCCACATCGGTGAACAGGGTTCGCAAGGTGGCCATGAACTCCTCATCCGGCGGGTCATTGGACCACATGGCGAACACCCCGCCCGGGTGCAGGTGGGCCGCCATTTTGCCAAGGCTGTCTCCGGTGTAGAAACTGGCGTTGGAGTCGTGCAGAAGCGCTCGCGGTGAATGGTCGATGTCCAGCAGGATGGCGTCGAACAACTTGCCCGGCTGTTCGGGGTCAAACCCAGCGTCGGACACCGCCAGGTCAAAGAAACTGCCATGGACATAACGGCAGCGATCATCGGCGTTGAGCACTTTCCCCAGGGGCACTTTTTCCTGTTCGTGCCAGCGGATCACGGTATCCAGCGCGTCAACCACCAGCAATTCACCCACCCGGTCATGGCGGAGAGCGGCTTCCGCGGTGTATCCCAGACCCAGACCGCCTACCACCACCTTCAGCGCCTGCCCCTCGGTCATTTCCAGTCCCAGGTCCGACAGGGCCACCTCGGCGTCCACGAACATGCTGGACATCAGGAATTCCTCGCC
Proteins encoded in this region:
- a CDS encoding methylglyoxal synthase; the protein is MAVKSVALVAHDNKKKELVDWVSENQTRFAQLSLYATGTTGRLLGENLGRDDIHCLLSGPLGGDQQIGAKIAEGEIDLLVFFWDPLEPQPHDPDIKALLRIAALWNIPVACNRATAEFILTSAYMTDDQHRPRKPDFSDYTGRKVS
- a CDS encoding spermidine synthase, yielding MGLLFEEIDSQPSQLGEITLRRRRIPALGERDIYEVKLGEEFLMSSMFVDAEVALSDLGLEMTEGQALKVVVGGLGLGYTAEAALRHDRVGELLVVDALDTVIRWHEQEKVPLGKVLNADDRCRYVHGSFFDLAVSDAGFDPEQPGKLFDAILLDIDHSPRALLHDSNASFYTGDSLGKMAAHLHPGGVFAMWSNDPPDEEFMATLRTLFTDVDARVVSFFNPFQNRESTNTVFLARKPVS